One window from the genome of Treponema sp. OMZ 838 encodes:
- the coaE gene encoding dephospho-CoA kinase (Dephospho-CoA kinase (CoaE) performs the final step in coenzyme A biosynthesis.) encodes MTKKTPNLIGLVGQSCAGKNMVADFLEEKGYAVIDADKVAHTVLQEQSDAVIARFSPYAEKQGLRLRAQDGALDRKALSVLLFSDSALLAEHEAFILPKIEARIRSLINTAVIEQPNRPIVLNAPTLHKTSLTPECSFILYIKAPFFIRLIRGKKRDNIPLCRLIARFLQQKDFFAQYLLQNADIVSVVNARSVQSLRKKIERVLREKGF; translated from the coding sequence ATGACAAAAAAAACACCTAACCTAATCGGACTGGTTGGGCAGTCCTGTGCGGGGAAAAACATGGTTGCCGATTTCCTTGAAGAAAAAGGCTATGCTGTTATCGATGCTGATAAGGTTGCACATACGGTTCTGCAAGAACAAAGCGATGCGGTGATAGCACGGTTTTCTCCTTATGCCGAAAAACAAGGGCTACGGTTACGGGCGCAGGACGGGGCATTGGATAGAAAGGCGTTGAGCGTTCTGCTTTTCTCGGATTCTGCTTTATTAGCGGAACATGAGGCTTTTATTCTCCCGAAAATTGAAGCGCGTATCCGAAGCCTTATTAACACAGCTGTAATCGAACAGCCGAACCGGCCGATTGTTCTTAACGCACCGACACTACATAAAACCTCCCTAACGCCGGAGTGCTCGTTTATTCTGTATATTAAGGCTCCGTTTTTTATCAGGCTTATCCGAGGCAAAAAACGGGATAATATTCCGCTCTGCCGGTTGATTGCCCGTTTTTTACAGCAAAAAGATTTCTTTGCTCAATACCTTTTGCAAAATGCCGATATTGTAAGCGTAGTAAACGCTCGTTCCGTGCAGTCTTTACGGAAAAAGATCGAG